Below is a genomic region from Candidatus Parvarchaeota archaeon.
GGGCCCTGCTCAGGTGTTCTTGGGATTTTGCATGGACCACAACGCCGCGAGTTATCTGTGCCAATTCCCTTGCATTTGCTTCCTCACCCATATGGACAAGTGAGATAAGCCCCTGCCTTAGCGCAAGGGTTACCTGCTGGCTTGGAGCTTTCATATCAGATACCAGGATAATGTTTATGCCAATATGCTGTTGCTTGTATTGGGTTGCAAGCAGCATGCACGATGAATAGTCAGTTCCCCCGCTTGAATAGTTTGAGTAAAATGATTGCTCAAGGCCCGAGTAGTCTTCAGTGGGCGGGCAGTTTAGCCACACGTCGGTGGTAAAGCCCACAATGCCAATTTTTCCACTTTGTATCCTGTGCGCCTCGATTAGGGCAAATGCTGCGACGCATGAGAGGGTTTTTCCCATTGAGCCAGAGGTGTCAACAAGAAGAAGCGTTAGGGGCGCCTTTTCAATCGGCTGCCCGTGCCCCCGCTTTTTAACAAGCTGGACTGTCTTGAAGTTCGGCAAAATCTCCCCTGCCCCTTCAACCAGGCTTTCGCAAACATCAAGGGCTTGGGGGTCATCGCCCAAATCCCAAGACTTGAAGTGTAGAGGGGACACCATGCCCCCATAAGACTCGCTGGTTGCATGCAAATGAAAGTCAAGCTGCTGCATTGCCTGGGCCTTGAGAAGCTCAAATTCAGGTATTGCGGTTTTTGTTGACTGCTCAAGGCTTCTTGAAAGAAGCCTCCTGTTTTCCGGGTCAAGGCCTGCAAGGTATGCTGCAAGAGCCTGCCGCTTGTCCTGCACGGATGCGGGATTATATTCTTCCTGAACCGGAAGGGACTCGAAGGTTTTTCCTTGCGGCTTTCCGCCAAGCATGTAGCGAACCTGCCTGAATTTTTCCGGCAGTTTTTTTTCTTTTGGACCCAAAAAACCAAGGCCAATGAGGGCTCGGGCTTTTTCAAAAGCGCCTTTGGCCGCCCCGCTTTTGCTGCCCTGCGCCTTTGGGGAGTAAGACCTGATGATTTTGGCGCACTCGTAGGATTTATTGAATAGCTTCAGGGTAGGATTTGTTGCAATGTCAAAATATTTTTTTGCATCCTGCAGTAGGGACAACGATGCAATCGAGGAATACGGGCTTGGCCTGCCTGCGCACAGAAAATGGAGGTGGCCTATGAACATTGCAAGGGGCTTGTCTTGGGCGGGAACGTCCACCCAGTTTTTGGGGCTCAACAATCCCGACGGTGCAAGCGTGACATCAAAGCCCTTGGATGC
It encodes:
- a CDS encoding VWA domain-containing protein; translation: MMSEKELISDFEQIRHSMHYPRISKISDSPGLMDCRVIQDAASGLLELAIDLAEFERIGGREHVRKIIAHELAHLEVCPRNYPELLEIESGTLAVEPDHALAQELAHVLSDTIVNNYIASKGFDVTLAPSGLLSPKNWVDVPAQDKPLAMFIGHLHFLCAGRPSPYSSIASLSLLQDAKKYFDIATNPTLKLFNKSYECAKIIRSYSPKAQGSKSGAAKGAFEKARALIGLGFLGPKEKKLPEKFRQVRYMLGGKPQGKTFESLPVQEEYNPASVQDKRQALAAYLAGLDPENRRLLSRSLEQSTKTAIPEFELLKAQAMQQLDFHLHATSESYGGMVSPLHFKSWDLGDDPQALDVCESLVEGAGEILPNFKTVQLVKKRGHGQPIEKAPLTLLLVDTSGSMGKTLSCVAAFALIEAHRIQSGKIGIVGFTTDVWLNCPPTEDYSGLEQSFYSNYSSGGTDYSSCMLLATQYKQQHIGINIILVSDMKAPSQQVTLALRQGLISLVHMGEEANARELAQITRGVVVHAKSQEHLSRALLQLHEYQKE